In one Amaranthus tricolor cultivar Red isolate AtriRed21 chromosome 8, ASM2621246v1, whole genome shotgun sequence genomic region, the following are encoded:
- the LOC130820129 gene encoding two-component response regulator ARR5, whose product MMMNMSRNGVVPNLRWNSDSVIDLSPSDYQSEAHVLAVDDSIIDRKVIEKLLKTTSCKVTAVDSGMRALQYLGLVEDQRSSVDGLKVDLIITDYCMPGMNGYELLKRIKESSAFKETPVVIMSSENVLARIDRCLEEGAEDFILKPVKLSDVKRLKNYMSKEDRSDGRESGINKRKERDGSDHSSESQSQSPPSTRSSPDSVSSSSSIQSQPSISPSMPMPSITFEPLDLPESPSSPSGPLDCPTPSSPSPEPLDSPTQRLKMSTSDLVDPTS is encoded by the exons ATGATGATGAATATGTCGAGAAACGGCGTCGTTCCGAATCTTCGATGGAACTCAGATTCTGTAATTGATCTTTCTCCGTCAGACTATCAATCGGAAGCTCATGTTTTAGCTGTTGATGACAGTATCATTGATCGTAAAGTGATTGAGAAATTGCTTAAAACTACTTCTTGTAAAG TTACAGCAGTAGATAGCGGAATGAGAGCTTTGCAATATCTTGGTTTAGTCGAAGATCAGAGGTCCTCTGTTGAT GGTTTGAAGGTTGATCTAATTATTACCGATTACTGTATGCCTGGAATGAATGGATATGAACTTCTCAAAAGAATCAAG GAATCATCAGCCTTTAAAGAAACCCCAGTTGTTATTATGTCCTCAGAAAACGTTTTGGCGCGAATCGATCG ATGTTTGGAGGAAGGAGCAGAGGATTTCATCTTAAAGCCAGTGAAATTATCAGATGTGAAGAGGCTTAAAAACTACATGAGCAAAGAAGATAGATCCGACGGTAGAGAAAGTGGGATAAACAAGAGGAAAGAAAGGGACGGTTCTGATCATTCCTCGGAATCACAATCGCAATCACCTCCTTCTACTAGATCTTCACCTGATTCagtatcatcatcttcatcaatacAATCGCAGCCTTCTATTTCCCCATCAATGCCTATGCCTTCTATTACTTTTGAGCCTTTAGATTTACCCGAATCTCCTTCCTCGCCATCTGGACCGTTGGATTGTCCTACACCTTCTTCTCCTTCCCCTGAACCGTTGGATTCCCCTACTCAACGGCTGAAGATGTCCACCTCAGATCTTGTGGACCCCACTTCTTGA